From the genome of Candidatus Chlamydia corallus, one region includes:
- a CDS encoding DUF648 domain-containing protein — translation MAKLDSWFFFGGKRIKIIRLDGPNMAQGIEEEVAIPTCIKILKVILALILIPFVLLAWVIRYQLHANFKCNVEASPRLPVSRIYKCNEAKIEEMINLLDLETLEWPSRCLREDMVFANRLEETLIQEMRESETGELISFDGKRKLVRLLLMYFFNPPKTSCIQSAGRHGVVFSVFERTKREEEMVGDGPNIRSKEEMWILLDRGPALGVYKTIWFSVFFEVSKTGKDILKESIGGEIFKRLNAIFKTSIGQTLYLVPELATLCFCLYFSGCLHWEDNPST, via the coding sequence ATGGCAAAACTAGATTCATGGTTTTTCTTTGGAGGAAAGCGGATAAAAATTATCCGTTTAGATGGACCTAATATGGCTCAAGGAATAGAAGAAGAAGTTGCGATACCCACTTGTATAAAAATCCTTAAAGTTATCCTAGCACTTATTTTGATTCCATTTGTTTTACTCGCTTGGGTGATTCGTTATCAATTGCACGCAAATTTCAAGTGTAATGTAGAAGCTTCTCCAAGGTTGCCTGTAAGTCGAATTTACAAATGTAATGAGGCTAAGATAGAAGAAATGATAAATCTTTTAGATTTGGAAACTCTTGAGTGGCCCTCAAGATGCCTCCGTGAAGATATGGTATTTGCAAATAGACTAGAGGAAACATTGATCCAAGAGATGCGTGAGTCAGAGACTGGGGAGCTGATTAGTTTCGATGGTAAACGAAAACTGGTTCGTTTACTTCTCATGTATTTTTTTAATCCTCCAAAGACATCGTGTATACAGTCTGCTGGCCGTCATGGAGTTGTCTTCTCTGTATTTGAAAGGACAAAGAGGGAAGAGGAAATGGTTGGGGATGGACCAAACATTCGATCGAAAGAGGAGATGTGGATTCTTTTAGATCGTGGACCCGCTCTCGGAGTTTACAAAACTATCTGGTTTTCCGTTTTTTTTGAAGTATCTAAAACAGGAAAAGATATTTTAAAAGAAAGTATTGGAGGTGAGATTTTTAAGAGACTCAACGCTATATTCAAGACCTCTATAGGTCAAACACTATATCTAGTTCCAGAGCTAGCTACTCTTTGTTTTTGTTTATATTTCTCTGGTTGTCTGCATTGGGAAGACAATCCAAGTACGTAG
- a CDS encoding insulinase family protein translates to MKAGDTYRNFLIKSCKDLPEIEIKLLEAEHKPTGASIMMIVNNDDENVFNICFRTCPQTSNGVAHVLEHMVLCGSENYPVRDPFFSMTRRSLNTFINAFTGPDFTCYPAASQIPEDFYNLLSVYIDAVFHPLLTKQSFFQEGWRYELNSENQLFYTGVVFNEMKGAMMSGEARLSEALNAAIFPSVTYGVNSGGEPREIVTLSRGDVSTFHQSQYSINRCLFYFYGNIKPSRHLDFLEEKLLRQATKLEKQTVSVPLQKRFKEPVRHILTYPVDHQEENKVLFGISWLTCSILDQQELLALHVLEIILMGTDAAPLKSRLLKSGFCKQTEMSIENDIREIPMTLVCKGCSPAGAQKLEALIFASLEEIIREGIAENIIEGAVHQLELSRKEITGYSLPYGLSLFFRSGLLKQHGGHPEDGLRIHSLFSEFRTSLKNSDYLAKLIRKYFLDNPHFARVILIPDTELVAKENKDEQQLLQSIKEKLTDEDKEKIQQNTRELEEYQAQEEDLKGVLPSLALDKVPTSGKEFLLIKEGLSEGEVLHHECFTNDIVFIDVVIDIPPLSVEELPWLRLLVFLMLQLGCGGRSYKEHLELLLEHTGGVDVSYDFSPHANKNSFLSPSVSIRGKALASKSEKLCRIISDMLTSVDFTDIPRIRELLMQHNEALTNSVRNSSMSYAVSMACFGNSITAAMSYLTTGLPYVKKIREFKKNFDQNIDEAVVILRRLFTKCFSGKRQIVVSGSAHNYQQLKDNKFYGLLDYLIVIPEPWENPIIDLSVSSQGLHIPARAAFNALAFPIRDIAYDHPDAAALTVAAEILDNVVLHTKIREQGGAYGSGAAANLSRGSFYCYSYRDPGIATTYKTFLKGVSEIASGKFNEEDVYEGALGVIQGLDMPVAPGSRASVAFYRLKSGKIPVLRQAFRRFVLEMTKEHICMVVDKYLASTVEETTFISFAGEDMLRNIGPTLDKDFPIVPAI, encoded by the coding sequence ATGAAAGCTGGTGATACGTATAGAAATTTCCTTATTAAGTCATGCAAAGATCTTCCTGAAATAGAGATTAAACTCCTTGAAGCGGAACATAAGCCGACAGGAGCTTCTATCATGATGATCGTGAACAATGATGATGAAAACGTATTCAATATTTGCTTTAGAACATGTCCACAGACTTCCAATGGTGTTGCGCATGTTTTAGAACATATGGTCCTCTGTGGTTCTGAGAACTATCCTGTGCGAGATCCCTTCTTCTCGATGACGCGCCGTAGTCTGAATACTTTCATAAACGCTTTTACAGGACCAGATTTCACATGCTATCCTGCAGCTTCCCAGATTCCCGAAGATTTTTATAATTTACTCAGCGTTTATATTGATGCAGTATTTCATCCTTTGCTTACCAAACAAAGTTTTTTTCAAGAGGGATGGAGATACGAACTCAATTCTGAGAATCAGCTCTTTTATACAGGAGTTGTTTTTAACGAGATGAAAGGTGCTATGATGTCTGGGGAGGCAAGACTTTCTGAGGCCTTAAATGCAGCAATTTTTCCTTCAGTGACCTATGGCGTAAACTCAGGAGGAGAACCTAGAGAGATTGTAACTCTATCTCGTGGAGACGTCAGCACATTTCATCAAAGCCAATATAGTATCAATCGGTGTTTGTTTTATTTTTATGGAAATATCAAACCTTCCCGTCATTTAGATTTCTTGGAAGAAAAATTACTTAGACAAGCTACAAAACTAGAAAAGCAAACAGTGTCAGTACCTTTGCAGAAGCGGTTTAAGGAACCAGTCAGGCACATCTTGACCTATCCTGTCGATCATCAAGAGGAAAATAAAGTCCTCTTCGGAATTTCTTGGCTTACCTGTTCTATCTTAGATCAACAAGAACTTTTGGCTTTGCATGTGTTAGAAATCATTCTTATGGGTACAGATGCGGCTCCTTTAAAATCTCGATTGCTAAAATCAGGTTTCTGCAAGCAGACAGAGATGAGCATCGAGAATGATATACGTGAAATTCCAATGACATTAGTATGTAAGGGATGTTCTCCAGCAGGAGCTCAGAAATTAGAAGCTTTGATTTTTGCTTCTCTTGAAGAGATCATCCGCGAAGGGATAGCAGAAAATATTATAGAGGGTGCGGTACATCAGTTAGAGTTATCTAGAAAAGAGATCACAGGATATTCTCTACCTTATGGGTTGTCGTTATTTTTCCGTTCAGGGTTATTAAAACAGCACGGAGGCCATCCTGAAGATGGGCTAAGAATCCATAGCTTATTTTCTGAATTTCGCACTTCTTTAAAAAATTCTGATTATCTTGCCAAATTAATCCGCAAGTACTTCTTAGATAATCCACATTTTGCGAGAGTTATCTTGATTCCTGATACGGAACTTGTTGCTAAGGAAAATAAAGATGAACAGCAGCTTTTACAGAGTATCAAGGAAAAATTGACGGATGAAGATAAAGAAAAGATTCAACAGAATACACGAGAACTTGAAGAATATCAAGCGCAGGAAGAAGATCTAAAAGGGGTGCTTCCTAGCCTTGCTTTAGATAAAGTGCCCACATCTGGAAAGGAATTTCTCCTAATTAAAGAAGGGCTCAGCGAAGGAGAGGTTCTGCATCATGAATGTTTCACAAATGACATTGTCTTTATAGATGTTGTGATAGATATCCCCCCGCTATCTGTTGAAGAGCTCCCATGGCTACGTTTGCTCGTATTTTTAATGTTGCAGCTGGGATGTGGAGGAAGATCCTATAAAGAACATCTAGAGCTTCTTTTAGAGCACACGGGTGGTGTAGATGTCTCGTATGATTTTTCTCCTCACGCAAATAAAAATAGCTTTCTTTCTCCATCAGTAAGTATCCGAGGCAAAGCCTTGGCATCAAAATCCGAGAAGCTTTGTCGTATTATCAGCGATATGTTAACAAGTGTAGATTTCACAGATATTCCCAGGATCCGTGAGCTGCTCATGCAGCATAATGAAGCATTGACGAATAGTGTTAGAAATAGTTCCATGAGCTATGCAGTAAGCATGGCTTGCTTTGGGAATTCTATAACAGCAGCAATGTCTTATCTGACTACAGGGCTTCCTTATGTTAAAAAAATTCGCGAATTTAAAAAAAATTTTGATCAGAATATAGATGAAGCTGTTGTGATTCTACGACGGTTATTTACAAAATGTTTCTCTGGGAAACGGCAGATTGTCGTTAGTGGAAGTGCTCATAATTATCAGCAATTAAAAGATAATAAGTTTTACGGTTTGCTAGATTATCTGATTGTTATCCCAGAACCTTGGGAAAACCCAATCATAGATTTAAGTGTCTCATCTCAGGGGTTACATATTCCTGCACGTGCAGCATTCAATGCTCTTGCCTTCCCTATTAGAGATATAGCTTATGACCATCCTGATGCCGCAGCTTTAACCGTAGCAGCAGAAATCTTGGATAATGTTGTGTTGCACACTAAGATCCGAGAACAAGGAGGGGCCTATGGCTCGGGAGCAGCTGCAAACTTATCTCGAGGATCTTTCTATTGCTATAGTTATCGAGATCCAGGAATTGCAACCACCTACAAAACTTTTCTGAAGGGAGTTTCGGAGATTGCTTCTGGAAAATTTAATGAAGAAGATGTCTATGAAGGAGCTCTTGGAGTTATCCAAGGTTTAGATATGCCCGTAGCTCCTGGAAGCCGTGCTTCCGTAGCTTTTTATAGGCTGAAAAGTGGTAAGATTCCAGTGTTGCGTCAAGCATTTCGTCGTTTTGTTCTTGAAATGACCAAAGAACATATCTGTATGGTTGTGGATAAATATCTGGCATCGACAGTTGAAGAGACAACATTCATATCTTTTGCAGGAGAAGATATGCTGCGGAATATTGGTCCTACCCTAGATAAAGATTTTCCGATAGTGCCAGCAATTTGA
- the sucD gene encoding succinate--CoA ligase subunit alpha, translating to MFDSLNKNTPIITQGITGKAGSFHTEQCLAYGSNFVGGVTPGKGGTSWLDLPVYDSVLEAKQATDCRVTMIFVPPPYAAEAILEAEDAGIELIVCITEGIPIRDMLQVARVMENSTSQLIGPNCPGIIKPGECKIGIMPGYIHLPGNVGVVSRSGTLTYEAVWQLTQIKIGQSICVGIGGDPLNGTSFIDVLQELEQDPYTELILMIGEIGGSAEEEAAAWIEAYCTKPVVAFIAGVTAPKGKRMGHAGAIVSGNSGDAKSKIQVLRECGVTVVESPAHIGKTVDAVLRAKEL from the coding sequence ATGTTCGACTCTCTAAATAAAAATACTCCCATCATTACACAGGGAATTACAGGGAAAGCAGGTTCATTTCATACTGAGCAGTGTCTAGCCTATGGTTCTAACTTCGTAGGTGGCGTTACTCCAGGCAAGGGAGGCACCTCTTGGCTAGACCTTCCAGTTTATGATTCTGTCCTTGAGGCAAAGCAAGCTACGGATTGTCGTGTGACAATGATTTTTGTTCCCCCGCCCTATGCTGCCGAGGCGATCCTTGAAGCCGAGGATGCTGGAATCGAACTCATTGTTTGTATTACCGAAGGGATTCCTATTCGAGATATGCTTCAAGTAGCTAGGGTCATGGAAAATAGTACTTCGCAGCTTATTGGCCCTAATTGTCCAGGAATTATTAAGCCTGGAGAATGTAAAATTGGAATTATGCCAGGATATATCCATCTTCCTGGAAATGTTGGAGTCGTTTCTAGATCAGGAACTCTGACATATGAGGCTGTTTGGCAGCTGACTCAAATCAAAATTGGCCAGAGTATTTGTGTGGGCATCGGAGGTGACCCACTTAACGGAACATCATTTATTGATGTCTTGCAGGAATTGGAACAAGACCCCTATACAGAATTGATTTTAATGATCGGCGAAATTGGGGGTAGTGCCGAAGAAGAAGCTGCAGCCTGGATTGAAGCGTATTGCACCAAACCCGTTGTTGCTTTTATTGCTGGCGTCACGGCTCCAAAAGGGAAACGCATGGGTCATGCTGGGGCCATCGTTTCTGGAAATTCTGGAGATGCCAAAAGTAAGATACAAGTTTTACGTGAATGTGGGGTTACCGTCGTTGAGTCCCCTGCTCATATCGGAAAAACTGTAGACGCTGTATTGCGAGCCAAAGAACTCTAA
- the ftsY gene encoding signal recognition particle-docking protein FtsY produces MFNFFRNKLQSLFKKNISLDLIEDVESLFYEADFGTELTEELCARLRQTKKADESAIKELITSLLHESLEGFPSQTFQASATKPAVSLLVGTNGSGKTTTAAKLAHYYKERSQDTMLVATDTFRAAGMDQARLWANKLGCGFVSGKPGGDAAAIAFDGIQAAIAQGYSRVIIDTSGRLHVHGNLMKELSKIVLVCGKALDGAPHEILMTVDSTLGNNAVEQVRVFHDVVPLSGLIFTKVDGSAKGGTLFQIAKRLKIPTKFIGYGESFKDLDEFDLDLFLKKLFAEIEKI; encoded by the coding sequence ATGTTCAACTTCTTTAGAAATAAGCTTCAATCTTTATTTAAAAAAAACATTTCCTTAGATCTTATAGAAGATGTCGAAAGCTTGTTTTATGAAGCAGATTTTGGGACTGAGCTTACTGAAGAGCTCTGTGCACGATTACGTCAAACTAAAAAAGCTGATGAGTCTGCTATCAAAGAGCTCATTACTTCTTTACTTCACGAGTCTCTTGAAGGTTTTCCTTCTCAAACTTTCCAAGCTTCCGCCACAAAACCTGCGGTTTCTTTACTCGTTGGGACCAACGGCTCGGGGAAAACCACAACAGCTGCGAAACTTGCTCACTACTATAAAGAACGATCTCAAGACACGATGCTTGTTGCCACAGATACATTTCGAGCTGCTGGCATGGACCAAGCACGACTATGGGCAAACAAACTTGGCTGCGGTTTTGTCTCTGGAAAACCTGGGGGAGATGCCGCTGCTATTGCCTTTGACGGTATCCAAGCCGCAATAGCCCAGGGGTATTCTAGAGTCATTATTGATACTTCGGGCCGCCTGCATGTACACGGCAATCTTATGAAAGAGCTTTCTAAAATAGTTCTGGTTTGTGGAAAAGCTTTAGATGGAGCTCCTCATGAAATTCTTATGACTGTCGACTCTACCCTAGGAAATAATGCTGTAGAGCAGGTTCGAGTATTTCATGACGTCGTTCCCCTATCAGGCCTGATCTTCACAAAAGTAGACGGTTCTGCTAAGGGAGGCACTCTTTTCCAGATAGCTAAAAGATTGAAAATTCCTACAAAATTCATAGGTTATGGAGAGTCCTTCAAAGACCTTGATGAATTTGATTTAGATCTTTTTCTAAAAAAGTTATTTGCTGAGATAGAAAAGATCTAA
- the sucC gene encoding ADP-forming succinate--CoA ligase subunit beta, which produces MHLHEYQAKDLLASYDVPIPPYWVVSSEEEGELLVTKSGLDSGVVKVQVHAGGRGKNGGVIVTKSSAGILQAVAKLLGMHFTSNQTADGFLLVEKVLISPLIDIQREYYIAVIMDRKHRCPVLMLSKAGGMDIEEVAQSYPEQLQTLPLTSYGHIYNYQLRQATKFMEWEGEVMQQGVQLIKKLAKCFYENDLSLLEINPLILTPSGELFVLDAKVTIDDNALYRHPNLEVLYDPSQENVRDVLAKQIGLSYIALSGDIGCIVNGAGLAMSTLDILKLHGGNAANFLDVGGGASQKQIQEAVSLVLSDESVKVLFINIFGGIMDCSVVAAGLVAVMETRDQVIPTVIRLEGTNVELGKEIVQQSGIPCQFVSSMEEGAKLAVALSV; this is translated from the coding sequence ATGCATCTTCATGAGTACCAAGCTAAAGATCTTTTAGCCTCTTATGATGTGCCTATCCCTCCATATTGGGTAGTGTCTTCAGAGGAAGAAGGAGAACTTCTCGTCACAAAGTCAGGATTGGATTCTGGTGTAGTTAAAGTACAGGTTCATGCTGGAGGGCGGGGAAAGAATGGTGGAGTCATTGTTACAAAATCCTCGGCGGGGATTTTGCAAGCTGTAGCTAAGCTGTTGGGGATGCATTTTACCAGTAATCAAACTGCAGATGGGTTTCTCCTTGTAGAGAAGGTCTTGATTTCTCCACTTATTGATATACAGAGGGAATATTATATAGCAGTGATTATGGATCGGAAGCATCGATGCCCAGTTCTTATGCTTTCAAAAGCAGGAGGTATGGATATCGAAGAGGTGGCCCAATCCTACCCAGAACAGCTACAGACATTGCCACTTACTTCTTATGGACATATCTATAATTATCAGCTTCGTCAAGCCACTAAGTTCATGGAGTGGGAGGGAGAAGTGATGCAGCAAGGTGTTCAGTTGATTAAGAAGCTTGCTAAGTGCTTTTATGAAAATGACCTCTCTTTGTTAGAGATTAATCCTTTAATTTTGACTCCAAGTGGTGAGTTGTTTGTCCTCGATGCTAAGGTTACTATTGACGACAATGCCCTATACCGTCATCCCAACTTAGAAGTTCTGTACGATCCTTCTCAAGAGAATGTTCGTGATGTCTTGGCAAAGCAAATCGGATTATCCTACATTGCTCTAAGCGGAGATATTGGCTGTATCGTGAATGGCGCTGGACTTGCTATGAGTACCCTGGATATTTTAAAGTTGCACGGGGGTAATGCCGCAAATTTCTTAGATGTTGGAGGAGGAGCTTCTCAAAAGCAAATCCAAGAAGCTGTATCTTTAGTATTGTCCGATGAGAGTGTGAAGGTGCTTTTTATTAATATCTTCGGAGGGATTATGGATTGTTCTGTAGTTGCTGCTGGGCTTGTTGCAGTTATGGAAACAAGAGACCAAGTGATTCCCACGGTAATTCGTCTCGAAGGAACAAATGTAGAATTAGGAAAAGAAATTGTTCAGCAATCTGGGATTCCTTGCCAATTTGTCTCTTCCATGGAAGAGGGTGCCAAGCTTGCTGTAGCATTGAGTGTATAG
- a CDS encoding DUF648 domain-containing protein, with the protein MLVYRFDSSVPTPFEHRLMAKLDNWFFLGGNRLRIFALEGNSYLTIQETMCISKVKKILKLFSYLFFPIVLIALLVRYLLHARFERNWRCTSLSDFRFFPDIQLFDNPERLNIWKNGKNITGIDVCSISLSDLKTWFPLFNKTPETSRFKNYVKDGQFSEEEESKKSYFRGMLRHVIECMLSLSDTRWDNLMKLLPKMAIVFKNKSCFGYRDFHEHWKDLARHTLGEGGMANIIDKTQIYVERQECEISKIILKAYFEKHLHVIRGGDFIELIINEATREFRCPNVINAEVCNAVDNKCQEHLVKAVIKEVNSRFPSFNNSSFSIFKNTVLFYTIFPLK; encoded by the coding sequence ATGCTTGTCTATCGTTTTGATTCCTCGGTACCAACTCCTTTTGAACATCGCCTGATGGCAAAACTAGATAATTGGTTTTTCTTAGGAGGAAATCGTTTAAGAATTTTCGCGCTTGAGGGTAATAGCTATTTGACTATTCAAGAAACTATGTGCATCTCAAAAGTAAAGAAGATCTTGAAACTATTCTCCTATCTGTTCTTCCCTATTGTCCTTATTGCTTTGCTAGTTCGCTACCTCTTACACGCTAGGTTTGAACGTAATTGGAGATGCACTTCTCTAAGCGACTTCAGATTTTTCCCCGACATTCAACTTTTCGATAATCCAGAAAGGCTGAATATATGGAAAAATGGGAAAAATATCACTGGAATAGACGTATGTTCGATTAGTTTGAGCGATCTAAAAACTTGGTTTCCTCTTTTTAACAAAACTCCAGAAACTAGCCGTTTCAAAAACTATGTAAAAGATGGTCAGTTTTCTGAAGAAGAAGAAAGTAAAAAGAGTTATTTTAGAGGTATGCTGCGCCATGTTATTGAGTGTATGTTGTCACTAAGCGATACTCGTTGGGATAACTTAATGAAGCTCCTCCCTAAGATGGCGATCGTTTTCAAAAATAAATCTTGCTTTGGCTATCGAGATTTTCATGAACATTGGAAAGACTTGGCGCGGCATACACTTGGAGAAGGTGGTATGGCGAATATAATCGACAAGACACAAATCTATGTAGAGCGGCAAGAATGTGAAATTTCTAAGATAATTTTAAAAGCTTACTTTGAAAAGCATCTTCATGTTATACGCGGTGGAGATTTTATTGAATTAATAATAAATGAAGCAACTCGTGAGTTTCGTTGTCCAAATGTTATAAACGCAGAAGTGTGTAATGCAGTAGATAACAAATGCCAAGAACACCTGGTAAAAGCAGTAATAAAAGAAGTAAACAGCAGATTCCCTTCCTTCAATAATAGCTCATTCTCTATCTTTAAGAACACCGTATTATTTTACACAATCTTTCCACTAAAATAG
- a CDS encoding M20/M25/M40 family metallo-hydrolase, giving the protein MNLDSKYFDINSATFLEEFAKFISFPSISADSNRLHDCENCAHFLVEYLKKIFHIELWETPGHPPLIYASYKSKDPLNPTLMLYNHYDVQPAELADGWKGDPFILRKENGNLYARGASDNKGQCFYTLKALQHYYKSRGEFPLNITWLIEGEEESGSPALFTWLEKKKEVLRADYLLIVDGGFLSQKHPYVSIGARGIVSMKIHLEEGNKDMHSGVLGGIAYNTNRALSEILSSLHHRDNSIAVEEFYDDLAPPLDTDRPDLPKSDTLSECEETLGFRPQGYESSYSPEESALRPTVEINGISGGYTGPGFKTVIPYKATAYISCRLVPNQDPDKAAQQVINHLKKLVPSSLKFSYEILVGGSRGWISSPNLPIVKLLQEIYSSLYNEECLRLVMPATIPIAPLLGEAAQASPIICGTSYLSDDIHAAEEHFSIDQLKKGFLSICQLLDKLPKIKERRG; this is encoded by the coding sequence ATGAATCTAGATTCGAAATATTTTGATATAAATAGTGCAACTTTTCTGGAAGAATTTGCAAAATTTATAAGCTTTCCCTCGATATCTGCCGATAGTAACCGTCTTCATGATTGTGAAAACTGCGCACATTTTTTAGTAGAATATCTTAAGAAGATTTTCCATATAGAGCTCTGGGAAACGCCTGGCCACCCCCCTTTAATCTATGCATCGTACAAAAGCAAAGATCCTCTTAACCCAACTCTTATGCTCTACAATCACTATGATGTCCAGCCAGCAGAACTCGCTGACGGTTGGAAGGGAGATCCCTTTATTCTTAGGAAAGAGAATGGCAATCTTTATGCCCGAGGAGCCTCTGATAACAAAGGACAATGTTTTTACACCCTAAAGGCATTACAACACTATTACAAATCTCGAGGAGAATTTCCTCTGAATATCACTTGGTTGATTGAGGGTGAAGAAGAGAGTGGGAGTCCCGCGTTATTTACTTGGTTAGAAAAGAAAAAAGAAGTTTTGCGTGCTGATTACCTTCTTATCGTAGATGGAGGCTTCCTTTCCCAAAAACATCCTTACGTAAGTATTGGCGCGCGAGGTATCGTTTCCATGAAGATCCACCTTGAAGAGGGCAACAAGGACATGCATTCAGGGGTTTTGGGCGGCATTGCCTACAATACCAATCGTGCTTTATCAGAAATTCTTAGTTCCCTCCACCACCGCGATAATTCTATAGCTGTTGAAGAATTTTACGATGATCTTGCTCCCCCCCTAGATACGGATCGTCCTGATCTTCCAAAGTCAGACACTCTTTCCGAATGTGAAGAAACGTTAGGGTTTCGACCTCAGGGTTATGAATCTTCTTATAGCCCTGAAGAATCTGCTTTACGCCCTACTGTAGAAATCAACGGAATTTCTGGAGGCTATACGGGACCTGGCTTTAAGACTGTGATCCCCTATAAAGCAACTGCTTATATCTCTTGCCGACTTGTCCCTAATCAAGACCCTGATAAAGCTGCTCAACAGGTTATAAATCATTTGAAAAAGCTCGTTCCTTCTTCATTAAAGTTTTCTTACGAAATTCTTGTAGGAGGATCTCGAGGTTGGATAAGTTCTCCTAACCTCCCCATAGTCAAATTACTTCAGGAAATCTATAGTAGTCTTTACAATGAAGAGTGTTTGAGATTAGTGATGCCTGCTACGATCCCGATTGCTCCCCTATTGGGAGAAGCAGCACAAGCCTCACCTATCATTTGTGGGACTTCTTATCTTAGTGACGACATCCACGCTGCTGAAGAACACTTCTCTATAGATCAGCTTAAGAAGGGATTTCTTTCTATCTGTCAGCTTCTTGACAAGCTCCCTAAAATAAAAGAGAGACGAGGATAA
- a CDS encoding DUF648 domain-containing protein, translated as MQVYSFAPSVSTLFQHRLMAGIDSWFFLGGKRLKIVALDGPNLGYANHKRR; from the coding sequence ATGCAAGTTTATAGTTTCGCCCCTTCAGTATCGACCCTATTTCAACACCGTTTAATGGCCGGAATAGATAGTTGGTTTTTCTTGGGAGGGAAACGTTTAAAAATAGTTGCTCTAGATGGTCCCAACCTAGGTTACGCTAACCACAAGAGGAGGTAG
- a CDS encoding DegQ family serine endoprotease — MITKQLRSWLAVLVGLGLVAFSLPGQALGKKETRVSELPQDVLLKEISGGFSKVATKATPAVVYIESFPKSNTVAHPAPGRRGPYENPFDYFNDEFFNRFFGLPSQRERPQSKEAIRGTGFIVSSDGYIVTNNHVVEDTGKIHVTLHDGQKYPATVIGLDPKTDLAVIKIKAQNLPYLSFGNSDQLKVGDWAIAIGNPFGLQATVTVGVISAKGRNQLHIADFEDFIQTDAAINPGNSGGPLLNIDGQVIGVNTAIVSGSGGYIGIGFAIPSLMANRIIDQLIRDGQVTRGFLGVTLQPIDAELAACYKLEKVYGALVTDIVKGSPADKAGLKQEDVIIAYNGKEVDSLSTFRNAVSLMNPDTRIVLKVVREGKVIEIPVTVSQAPKEDGMSALQRVGIRVQNLNPENAKKLGIALETKGILITHVESGSVAASSGIAPGQLILAVNRQKVSSIEDLNRILKDSNNESILLMVSQGDVIRFIALKPEE, encoded by the coding sequence ATGATAACTAAGCAATTGCGTTCGTGGTTAGCTGTACTTGTTGGTTTGGGTCTGGTAGCTTTTTCTTTACCAGGGCAAGCTCTAGGGAAAAAAGAAACTCGGGTTTCAGAGCTGCCTCAAGATGTCCTTCTTAAAGAAATCTCGGGGGGGTTCTCTAAGGTCGCTACTAAGGCGACTCCCGCTGTTGTCTACATAGAAAGTTTTCCAAAGAGCAATACTGTAGCACATCCTGCTCCTGGACGTCGCGGGCCCTATGAAAATCCTTTTGATTATTTTAATGACGAGTTTTTCAATCGTTTTTTCGGTTTGCCTTCACAGAGAGAAAGACCTCAAAGTAAAGAGGCAATTCGAGGAACAGGTTTTATTGTATCTTCGGATGGTTATATCGTGACTAATAACCACGTTGTAGAAGATACGGGTAAGATTCATGTAACTCTTCATGATGGGCAAAAATACCCAGCAACTGTAATCGGACTCGATCCTAAAACAGATCTTGCGGTAATTAAAATTAAAGCTCAAAACCTCCCATATCTTTCTTTTGGCAACTCCGACCAATTAAAAGTCGGAGATTGGGCAATTGCAATTGGTAATCCCTTTGGTCTTCAAGCTACGGTTACTGTGGGTGTAATCAGCGCCAAAGGAAGAAATCAACTTCATATTGCAGACTTCGAAGACTTTATTCAGACAGACGCCGCTATTAATCCTGGAAACTCTGGTGGCCCTCTTCTAAATATTGATGGTCAGGTTATCGGTGTTAACACTGCCATCGTCAGTGGTAGTGGTGGCTATATTGGAATAGGGTTTGCGATTCCTAGCCTTATGGCTAATAGAATCATTGATCAGCTTATCCGTGACGGTCAAGTTACCCGAGGATTCTTAGGAGTGACTTTACAACCTATAGATGCGGAACTTGCTGCTTGCTACAAACTCGAAAAGGTTTATGGGGCTCTAGTGACAGATATTGTTAAAGGATCTCCAGCAGATAAAGCAGGGCTAAAACAAGAAGATGTTATTATCGCTTATAATGGAAAAGAAGTCGATTCCTTGAGTACTTTCCGTAATGCCGTTTCTTTAATGAATCCAGATACACGTATTGTTCTGAAGGTCGTTCGCGAAGGAAAAGTTATTGAGATTCCAGTCACGGTTTCCCAGGCTCCAAAAGAAGACGGGATGTCAGCTTTACAGCGTGTGGGAATCCGTGTTCAAAACCTCAATCCTGAAAATGCTAAAAAGCTAGGAATTGCTCTAGAAACTAAAGGCATTCTGATTACACATGTCGAATCAGGATCTGTAGCAGCATCTTCAGGAATTGCTCCTGGCCAGCTGATCCTTGCTGTGAATAGACAAAAAGTATCTTCGATTGAAGATCTCAATAGGATTTTAAAAGACTCCAACAACGAGAGTATTCTACTTATGGTTTCCCAAGGAGATGTCATTCGCTTCATTGCTTTGAAACCTGAGGAGTAA